Proteins encoded within one genomic window of Planctomycetia bacterium:
- a CDS encoding cyanophycinase, which translates to MKIVPSVLAICLIVLISWTIAESPDQLPLEVVTPTPIAAEGIGKGKLIIQGGGSTPQALTDLFLKWSGGENTKLVIIPTASAVAEKPTGWMERWKDLNINDITMLHTRNRSRANEVAFVEPLRRATAVWISGGDQRRLSETYSGTLVEKELKALLNRGGVIWGTSAGAVIMSKLMIAGGTAQQAELASGMDLLPGVVIDQHFIARKREPRLLGVLKRYPSHVGIGIDEATALVVQGRALSVLGNSTATFLVSGNTERPLKRTVLKNQDVSDLTTWRRIVFQRQEPARIHPVVKKPDVPSGSLVIVGGGGMPVDIVERFIQLAGGKDKTFVVLPISMPDPIPAGSGQFLKRAGVKDVHILPGRSRDAVNDPKALALLDEAHAVWFDGGRQWRFVDAYEGTPFLDKLHGVLKRGGVIGGSSAGATIQGEYLCRGNPLGPQDMMCEGYEKGFAFLPGVGIDQHFTQRNRFKDMFQFKKTYPQYLGIGIDEGTALVVQGHKAEIIGRNRVCFYPHIPQDDKDFISVRSGESFDLQSGQKITQP; encoded by the coding sequence ATGAAGATTGTGCCTTCTGTATTGGCTATCTGCCTGATTGTCCTGATCAGTTGGACAATTGCTGAATCACCGGATCAATTACCACTCGAGGTGGTAACGCCAACTCCCATCGCAGCTGAAGGCATTGGAAAAGGCAAATTGATCATTCAGGGTGGAGGTTCTACTCCCCAAGCACTGACAGATTTGTTTCTGAAGTGGTCAGGTGGAGAGAATACCAAGCTGGTCATTATCCCCACCGCCAGTGCAGTCGCCGAGAAGCCGACAGGATGGATGGAGCGATGGAAGGATCTGAACATCAACGATATTACCATGCTGCACACTCGCAATCGCAGCCGGGCCAACGAAGTAGCGTTTGTCGAGCCGCTGCGCCGAGCAACTGCAGTCTGGATCAGTGGTGGCGACCAGCGCCGCTTGTCGGAAACCTACTCCGGAACACTGGTAGAGAAGGAACTGAAGGCATTGTTAAACCGGGGTGGGGTGATTTGGGGAACGTCCGCCGGTGCAGTCATCATGAGCAAACTGATGATTGCAGGGGGCACCGCACAGCAAGCAGAATTGGCCAGTGGCATGGATTTGCTGCCAGGTGTGGTCATCGACCAGCATTTCATAGCGAGAAAACGTGAGCCACGATTATTGGGTGTGTTGAAGAGGTATCCTTCGCATGTGGGAATCGGGATTGATGAAGCAACTGCTCTGGTAGTGCAGGGGAGAGCGCTGAGTGTGCTGGGCAATTCAACCGCCACTTTTTTGGTTTCTGGGAATACGGAACGCCCGTTGAAACGAACTGTTCTGAAGAATCAGGATGTCAGTGATTTAACCACATGGCGGCGAATCGTATTCCAGCGTCAGGAACCAGCCAGGATTCATCCTGTCGTGAAGAAGCCAGACGTACCATCTGGTTCATTGGTGATAGTTGGTGGAGGCGGCATGCCCGTCGATATCGTGGAACGATTCATCCAGCTTGCTGGGGGTAAGGATAAGACTTTTGTCGTGTTACCTATATCCATGCCTGATCCCATTCCGGCTGGTTCGGGACAGTTTCTGAAACGGGCTGGAGTTAAGGATGTGCACATTCTGCCGGGACGCAGCAGGGATGCTGTCAATGATCCCAAAGCACTGGCTTTACTCGATGAAGCCCATGCAGTCTGGTTCGATGGAGGCAGGCAGTGGCGTTTTGTGGATGCCTATGAAGGTACACCATTCCTGGACAAACTTCATGGCGTACTGAAACGGGGTGGCGTGATTGGTGGCAGTTCTGCTGGTGCTACCATTCAAGGCGAATATCTTTGCCGAGGCAATCCACTCGGGCCACAGGACATGATGTGCGAGGGATATGAAAAGGGGTTCGCATTTCTTCCGGGAGTTGGCATCGATCAACATTTCACGCAACGCAACCGCTTCAAAGATATGTTTCAATTCAAGAAGACTTATCCGCAATACTTGGGCATCGGTATTGATGAAGGGACAGCACTCGTTGTTCAAGGCCACAAGGCAGAGATTATCGGTCGAAATCGAGTCTGCTTCTATCCGCATATACCTCAAGACGATAAGGACTTCATTTCAGTACGTTCCGGAGAATCGTTTGACTTGCAATCCGGGCAGAAGATAACGCAACCATAA
- a CDS encoding PilZ domain-containing protein — protein MAHSSSSPVPPSQERRKQPRLQTQLTALVEATEGETARFTAQIVEVSELGMRFNLRHRYQEGNTIRIDLPNAELGPVTTVLACVMHAQQQKDGLWTTGCQFCTELDEDDLVELGVRRRLSMAPVKSDQRQHPRIPIKAQVHYRDLNTANAPLLAGEVINVSPMGIGLRAKESLKPGTLLDLQLVGDNGKKLFDILACIVYRHLNPEGDFNLGCNFIRELTDDELKTME, from the coding sequence ATGGCCCATTCGAGTTCATCGCCGGTTCCCCCTTCACAGGAACGTCGCAAACAGCCCCGACTTCAAACTCAGTTAACAGCCCTGGTTGAAGCTACCGAGGGTGAAACTGCACGGTTCACTGCTCAAATTGTGGAAGTTTCGGAACTGGGCATGCGGTTCAACCTCCGCCATCGTTATCAGGAAGGTAATACGATTCGCATTGATCTTCCCAATGCCGAACTGGGGCCGGTAACTACTGTGCTGGCATGTGTCATGCATGCTCAACAGCAGAAAGATGGGCTTTGGACAACAGGCTGCCAGTTTTGTACCGAGCTGGATGAAGATGATCTGGTGGAACTGGGCGTACGCCGCCGGCTCTCCATGGCTCCCGTGAAGTCAGATCAACGACAGCATCCGCGAATTCCTATCAAAGCCCAGGTGCATTACCGCGATTTGAATACTGCCAATGCGCCACTCCTTGCTGGCGAGGTGATCAATGTTTCACCCATGGGTATTGGTCTGCGTGCGAAGGAATCACTGAAACCAGGCACCCTGCTCGATCTGCAGTTGGTGGGAGATAACGGAAAGAAGCTCTTCGATATCCTGGCATGCATTGTCTATCGACACTTGAATCCCGAAGGCGACTTTAACCTAGGCTGCAATTTCATTCGTGAATTAACGGATGATGAACTGAAAACGATGGAATGA
- a CDS encoding TIGR03067 domain-containing protein has translation MMRLLCTGLMVLFCCCLVSADDKKPLDAKQLEGKWTFVSGMKNGAEAGDDMKKAEFEIVKDVMTLNNMGQTFKFKFTVDGKTSPASIDLEMTESPFGAGMKAKGIVSLEGDEFKLCYHPMGDDRPKKFDGKEAFLFVLKKKK, from the coding sequence ATGATGCGATTGCTGTGTACCGGTTTGATGGTATTGTTCTGTTGCTGTCTGGTTTCTGCAGATGACAAGAAACCTCTCGATGCCAAGCAATTGGAAGGTAAATGGACCTTTGTTTCAGGCATGAAGAACGGCGCTGAAGCTGGCGACGATATGAAGAAGGCCGAGTTTGAAATTGTCAAGGACGTCATGACCCTGAACAACATGGGACAGACTTTCAAATTCAAGTTTACCGTTGATGGCAAGACCAGCCCGGCTTCGATTGATCTGGAAATGACCGAAAGCCCCTTTGGAGCTGGTATGAAAGCCAAGGGTATCGTCAGCTTGGAAGGCGATGAATTCAAACTCTGCTACCACCCGATGGGCGACGATCGTCCCAAGAAATTCGATGGCAAGGAAGCATTCCTGTTTGTGCTCAAGAAAAAGAAGTAA
- a CDS encoding peptidylprolyl isomerase — MFGLRTFTIMTLGIVGWVPTWLLAQDTGSNPPPIIQASTTGTAATVNGEIITEAALQRELKFAAPQDASKLRASILNNLIDMTLIDQYLRATKVEASPTEIEARFQKMQEEAKKEGQMDLKQLLEKLGVTEVELRTMLTADLRWENFVKAQADDAKLEQFFNGNKVMFDGTEVHGRHILLAVKADAPATEKQAAAAKLKEYKAEIVKRANELAAKIDSNADTVTKSKATIDATENAFAEVATRVSECPSKKNGGDLGFFPRIGVMVEGFSATAFSLEPGTISEVIETQFGYHVILCVERKAGQDVKFADQKEQVKEVYGERLKLVMVPQLRQRAQIVITPTGPSEAINAPTGK, encoded by the coding sequence ATGTTCGGGTTACGTACATTCACCATTATGACACTAGGCATTGTCGGCTGGGTTCCGACCTGGCTGCTGGCACAGGATACTGGCAGCAATCCGCCACCCATCATCCAGGCATCGACCACAGGTACAGCAGCAACCGTCAATGGCGAGATCATTACCGAGGCAGCACTTCAGCGAGAACTCAAATTCGCTGCCCCGCAGGATGCATCCAAGCTGCGTGCTTCGATATTGAACAATCTCATCGATATGACGTTGATTGATCAATATTTGCGTGCCACCAAAGTGGAAGCAAGCCCCACTGAAATCGAAGCTCGTTTCCAGAAAATGCAGGAAGAAGCCAAAAAAGAAGGGCAGATGGACTTGAAGCAGCTTCTGGAAAAGCTGGGGGTCACAGAAGTTGAGCTTCGCACCATGCTTACCGCAGACCTTCGCTGGGAGAACTTTGTCAAAGCACAGGCTGACGATGCTAAGCTGGAACAATTCTTCAATGGCAACAAAGTGATGTTCGATGGCACCGAAGTGCATGGCCGACATATTCTGTTGGCAGTAAAAGCTGATGCACCTGCAACCGAAAAGCAGGCTGCTGCAGCCAAGCTGAAAGAATACAAAGCTGAAATCGTAAAACGGGCCAATGAATTGGCAGCCAAGATCGATTCTAATGCTGATACTGTCACTAAATCGAAAGCGACAATTGACGCTACGGAAAATGCTTTTGCTGAAGTGGCCACCAGAGTTTCCGAATGCCCATCCAAGAAGAATGGCGGCGATCTGGGCTTCTTCCCTCGCATCGGCGTGATGGTCGAAGGTTTTTCCGCCACCGCTTTTTCACTGGAACCGGGCACCATCAGTGAAGTAATTGAAACACAGTTTGGCTACCACGTCATTCTGTGCGTTGAACGCAAAGCCGGGCAGGATGTGAAATTTGCTGATCAGAAGGAACAGGTCAAGGAAGTGTATGGCGAGCGACTGAAGTTAGTGATGGTACCTCAATTGCGACAGAGAGCACAGATTGTCATTACCCCGACGGGACCCAGCGAAGCCATCAACGCTCCCACCGGTAAGTAA
- a CDS encoding serine/threonine protein kinase, with protein MNDQPHPNAELPRTEAFVSAFESAGTIVAGKYKLLEQVGEGGMGSVWMAEQREPVKRLVAIKLIKSGMDTRSVLARFEAERQALAVMDHPNVARILDGGTTEQGRPFFVMELVKGLPLTEYCDSRRLSVPERLKLFADICQAVQHAHQKGIIHRDLKPGNILVTEHDGKPVPKVIDFGLAKALHGAAALTDMTLHTAFGTMVGTPLYMAPEQVGINALDVDTRTDIYSLGVILYELLTGTTPLERRQLKQAAWDEMKRLIRESDAPRPSQRLSSSDALPSVAANRGTEPKRLTGQVRGELDWIVLKSLEKDRNRRYETANGFAMDVQRHLAGEPVLAVPPSTGYRLKKFLRRYRWPVLAAGALAVTLLAGIAGTTIGLLEAKKQEELAKAETKAKDEALKSENAAKNQAEARRIEAETNLDYAMKGNEILGSVFAHLNPEVNYETVAELRIALKTYLLDAAKKLDESGINDPLALAEMQNTLGVSFLGLGEAEIAISLFRRSMEVRKANLGPDHPITLTTMNNLAQGYRDVGKLDLALPTCEEILRLRKVKLGPDHPDTFHTMLFMAVVYGAAGKHDLALPLYEETLKLHKAKHGPDHPATFNIMSYLAGGYQAAGKLDLALPIFEEILKLRKANLGNDHIDIAHGMNNLAGVYRAVGKLDLALPLYEDSLKLMKAKLGPTHHYTLTTMNNLAAGYLTAGKNDLAQPLYEETLKLRKTKLGDDHLDTLWATLHLAECYETVGKMTDAVVLFENTMKSGMSKHGAEHVITSSSRSKLAWTTRKSDCPPPTPQTILLCEQNRDAIGKKLGLEHSLYLATLHDLAFVYEAAKRYDDALPLWEHMLKVHLKSKDAKLTDAIYTLQYLTAACEKAGKKEIAAKWQAEFDAIKKQ; from the coding sequence ATGAACGATCAGCCCCACCCGAATGCCGAGCTGCCACGCACAGAAGCTTTCGTATCGGCATTTGAATCGGCGGGGACCATTGTTGCGGGAAAATACAAGCTGCTCGAACAGGTAGGTGAAGGCGGCATGGGCAGCGTCTGGATGGCTGAGCAGCGTGAACCTGTCAAGCGGCTTGTTGCGATCAAGCTCATCAAGTCCGGCATGGATACGCGATCCGTACTGGCCCGTTTCGAAGCTGAGCGACAGGCGCTGGCGGTCATGGATCATCCCAACGTCGCCCGCATTCTCGACGGCGGGACAACGGAACAAGGCCGACCGTTCTTCGTCATGGAACTCGTCAAGGGGCTTCCCCTCACCGAGTATTGCGACAGCCGGCGACTGAGCGTGCCCGAACGGCTGAAACTCTTTGCCGACATTTGCCAGGCCGTGCAACACGCCCATCAAAAGGGGATCATTCACCGCGACCTGAAGCCGGGAAACATCCTTGTTACCGAACATGATGGGAAGCCTGTGCCCAAGGTCATCGACTTTGGCCTGGCGAAAGCGCTGCACGGCGCCGCGGCGTTGACAGACATGACGCTGCACACCGCTTTCGGCACGATGGTCGGCACGCCTCTCTACATGGCTCCAGAACAGGTCGGCATCAACGCTCTCGACGTCGATACCCGCACCGACATCTATTCGCTCGGCGTGATTCTGTATGAACTGCTGACGGGCACCACGCCTCTGGAACGTCGGCAACTGAAACAAGCTGCCTGGGACGAGATGAAGCGGCTCATTCGCGAATCAGATGCCCCCAGGCCCAGCCAGCGGCTCAGTTCATCCGATGCTTTGCCAAGCGTTGCCGCCAACCGTGGCACGGAACCAAAACGCCTGACCGGTCAGGTTCGCGGCGAACTTGATTGGATCGTGCTGAAGTCGCTGGAGAAGGATCGCAACCGCCGGTATGAAACCGCGAACGGTTTCGCCATGGATGTGCAGCGGCATCTGGCGGGAGAACCGGTACTGGCCGTTCCGCCCAGCACGGGCTATCGGCTGAAGAAGTTCCTTCGTCGTTATCGCTGGCCGGTGCTTGCTGCCGGTGCGCTGGCTGTCACGTTGCTTGCCGGTATCGCAGGAACGACGATTGGCCTGCTGGAGGCGAAGAAGCAGGAAGAACTTGCGAAAGCGGAAACTAAGGCGAAGGATGAAGCACTCAAGTCTGAAAATGCTGCGAAAAACCAGGCGGAAGCCCGACGAATCGAAGCGGAAACGAATCTTGACTATGCCATGAAGGGCAACGAAATCCTCGGTTCGGTGTTCGCCCATCTCAATCCGGAAGTGAACTACGAAACGGTTGCCGAGTTGAGAATTGCCTTGAAAACGTACTTGCTGGATGCCGCGAAGAAACTGGACGAATCCGGCATCAATGATCCTCTCGCGCTGGCTGAGATGCAAAACACGCTCGGTGTGTCGTTTCTGGGATTGGGTGAGGCGGAAATAGCTATCTCGTTATTTCGACGATCAATGGAAGTGCGAAAGGCGAATCTCGGCCCTGATCATCCCATTACCCTCACCACCATGAACAATCTGGCACAAGGATATCGGGATGTCGGAAAACTTGATCTCGCACTGCCAACCTGCGAAGAAATACTGAGGTTAAGAAAAGTGAAACTCGGTCCCGATCACCCCGATACCTTCCATACTATGCTCTTTATGGCAGTAGTTTACGGAGCAGCAGGAAAACATGATCTAGCACTGCCGCTCTACGAGGAAACACTAAAGCTACATAAAGCGAAACATGGGCCAGATCACCCCGCTACCTTCAATATCATGAGCTATCTGGCAGGGGGTTACCAAGCAGCTGGAAAACTTGATCTCGCTCTACCAATCTTTGAGGAAATACTGAAGCTAAGAAAAGCGAATCTTGGGAATGATCATATCGACATCGCTCACGGCATGAACAATCTAGCAGGGGTATATCGAGCAGTCGGAAAACTTGATCTCGCTCTGCCTCTCTACGAAGATTCACTGAAGCTAATGAAAGCGAAACTCGGTCCGACTCATCACTATACCCTCACCACTATGAACAATCTTGCAGCGGGCTATTTGACTGCCGGAAAAAATGATCTTGCTCAACCACTCTACGAAGAAACGCTAAAGTTAAGGAAAACGAAACTTGGTGATGATCACCTTGACACTCTGTGGGCTACACTTCATCTTGCAGAATGCTACGAGACAGTCGGAAAGATGACTGACGCGGTGGTGTTGTTTGAGAACACGATGAAATCAGGTATGTCGAAACATGGCGCAGAGCATGTCATAACCTCTTCATCGCGGAGCAAACTTGCATGGACAACACGCAAGTCTGACTGCCCACCGCCGACACCTCAGACCATTCTTCTTTGCGAGCAAAACCGTGACGCTATCGGAAAGAAGCTCGGTCTGGAGCACTCACTTTATCTTGCTACATTGCATGACTTGGCCTTTGTATACGAAGCAGCCAAGCGTTATGACGATGCCTTGCCGCTTTGGGAGCACATGCTGAAAGTTCATTTGAAATCGAAGGACGCCAAGCTCACCGATGCCATTTACACTCTGCAATATCTGACGGCTGCCTGCGAAAAGGCTGGTAAGAAGGAGATTGCTGCTAAGTGGCAAGCAGAATTCGATGCGATAAAGAAACAATAA